In one window of Arachis ipaensis cultivar K30076 chromosome B06, Araip1.1, whole genome shotgun sequence DNA:
- the LOC110263144 gene encoding DExH-box ATP-dependent RNA helicase DExH8-like, with protein sequence MIREGILLGIIMDTQPLPILHPFGEEILFSKHIASYFTDRTILAGRKEMEFMANFCAFEFWQHLFRDKYRFNHLKQVLEIENVYPTKALMPKLKEDWCSLHNLSQSSLHQTLEIYDDLLGSVHRLRPKFLSSFRGLPPYFDPYEYEHTCLVTCQGDGNIDGVSAYEEGIKATGETKCASVPYVTSEEFHSYDVARMFTKIIKEVV encoded by the exons ATGATACGTGAGGGCATATTGCTGGGTATAATCATGGATACACAGCCTTTACCCATTCTTCATCCATTTGGAGAGGAAATATTG TTTTCAAAGCATATTGCTAGCTACTTTACTGACCGAACAATCTTAGCCGGTCGAAAGGAGATGGAATTCATGGCTAACTTCTGTGCATTTGAATTTTGGCAGCATCTTTTCAGG GATAAGTATCGGTTTAACCATTTGAAGCAGGTTCTAGAGATTGAGAATGTGTATCCTACCAAAGCACTGATGCCTAAGCTTAAGGAAGATTGGTGTTCTCTCCATAATCTCTCCCAGTCATCTCTGCATCAGACCTTAGAAATTT ATGATGATTTGTTAGGTTCAGTACACCGGTTGCGGCCAAAATTTTTGAGCTCTTTTAGGGGTTTGCCACCCTATTTTGATCCTTACGAATATGAACACACATGCTTAGTAACATGCCAAGGAGATGGGAACATAGATGGAGTTTCTGCATATGAGGAAGGCATTAAAGCAACAGGTGAAACAAAATGTGCTTCTGTGCCATATGTCACTTCAGAAGAATTTCACAGTTATGATGTGGCAAGAATGTTCACTAAAATTATAAAAGAGGTAGTGTAG
- the LOC107646614 gene encoding uncharacterized protein LOC107646614 codes for MHTGRTMVETNVNSVIGKLSSKRLVATEEHPSPWNGVNPSFFPNQERADRISIDHSKGLPGWPWKMHNQITATLLPPFSVAASSGFSISATFPSSAIFPAISVYYAYQKTWKPFNPILGETYEMVNHGGILGATSYKV; via the exons ATGCATACTGGAAGAACAATG GTGGAAACCAATGTTAATTCGGTAATTGGTAAGCTATCTTCAAAAAGGCTGGTTGCAACTGAAGAGCATCCTTCTCCGTGGAATGGCGTGAATCCTAGTTTCTTTCCCAATCAG GAGAGAGCTGATAGGATCAGCATAGATCATTCCAAAGGACTACCCGGTTGGCCATGGAAAATGCACAACCAAATCACTGCTACCCTGTTGCCTCCTTTCTCTGTTGCAGCATCATCAGGATTCTCCATCTCAGCTACATTTCCATCGAGCGCCATCTTTCCGGCTATATCTGTGTACTATGCATACCAAAAAACATGGAAGCCTTTTAATCCAATCCTTGGAGAGACCTATGAAATGGTTAACCATGGTGGAATCCTTGGTGCCACCTCCTACAAAGTTTAA